CCTCGGGCGCACCGTCCACCGCCCACACCGCGAGGCCGACGGCCGCGATCGTCAGCAGCGGTCCCAGCACGGCCCGCTCGAAGCCGCCACCGGCCCGGATCGCGAGGAACGAGGGCAACCGAAGCTCCCACCATCGGCGTCCGCCGAGCGGGACGAACGGCGCCAGGAACGGCACTCCCTCCTTGGTGATCATGTCGCCGACGCAGTGCGTCGCACACCCCAACGCGACCGCGACGCCGAGTCCCGTCGACCCCACCTGGTCGGGGAACCACTGCCACGTGAGGATCGACAGGAATGCCGAGGCCACGGTGACGACGAGCCACCCCTTGTCCCGCGCCCAGTCCCCGGCGAGGCCGCGCAAGGCCAGGCCGAGCGTGAAGAAGAGCGTGACGATGATAGCGGCGCGGCCGAACTGACCGACCAGCGCCGAGATCCCGGCGCCGAGCCCGACCGCGAACAACGCCGTGTGCGTGAGGGTGCGGTGCCCACCGCGCCGATTGGGGTCCTTGCGGCCCTTCGTCACCCGGTACACGCCCAGCGACACCGAGTCGACGCCCGCCGCCAACGTCCTGGAGATCGGCCCGAACGAGCGCGCGACCGTGGACTGGGTGGTGTCGAGATCCGGCAGGAGCGCGGCGCCCGCACAGACACCCGCGAACGCGAACGTCTCGGCGGTCGAGGTGGGCCCGCCCCAGTCCGTCGGGAGCAGGTCTGCGACGGCGAGGCCGACGACAGCACCGGACATTGCATGGGTAGCACCCATCACCATAGGGGGACAGCACCTTTCGAGCACCAACGACAGGACACCAACGGCGGAGGGATCCGGCGCGGCAGCCCCGGACCCCTCCGCGCAGACGCTAGCAACGACCACCGACACGCCCGTTCGACGGCCACGCCGGGCTGTCGCGGTGTTGCGGCCTAGATTGTCGCCATGACGAGCACCTCCGCACCCGCGGCGACACGGCTGAGCCCGGCGACGATCCGCGGCTACGCCCTGGGATCGGTCGGCACCGGCGGCTTCTCGACGCTTCCGGGACTGGTACTGGCGTACTACCTCACCGACACGCTGGGGGTGGCGGCCGCCGTCGCCACCTTCGTGGTGTTCGCGCCCAAGGCGCTCGACGTGGTGCTCAATCCCGCGATCGGCTCGCTCAGCGACTCGTGGGCGCGCCGGACCGGCAGCCGACGGCTGTTCCTCACGATCGGCGCCGCGCTGCTGCCGGTGTTCTTCGCCCTCACCTTCGCGGTGCCGGACGGCGTGGACGCGACGGCTGGCGCGGTGTGGGTCGCGGTCGCGTTCATCGCGTCGGCGGTGGCGTTCAGCCTCTTCCAGGTCCCCTACATCGCGATGCCGGCCGAACTCACCGACGACTACCACGAGCGGGCCCGGCTGATGGCGTGGCGCGTCGCCGTCCTCGGCGTCGCGATCCTGCTGTTCGGTGCCGGCGGTCCGGAACTGCGCGAACTCGGCGGGGGCGGGCGCTG
This genomic stretch from Prescottella soli harbors:
- a CDS encoding metal-dependent hydrolase is translated as MVMGATHAMSGAVVGLAVADLLPTDWGGPTSTAETFAFAGVCAGAALLPDLDTTQSTVARSFGPISRTLAAGVDSVSLGVYRVTKGRKDPNRRGGHRTLTHTALFAVGLGAGISALVGQFGRAAIIVTLFFTLGLALRGLAGDWARDKGWLVVTVASAFLSILTWQWFPDQVGSTGLGVAVALGCATHCVGDMITKEGVPFLAPFVPLGGRRWWELRLPSFLAIRAGGGFERAVLGPLLTIAAVGLAVWAVDGAPEAITDALRNSVPVDR